Proteins from a single region of Esox lucius isolate fEsoLuc1 chromosome 13, fEsoLuc1.pri, whole genome shotgun sequence:
- the mthfd2l gene encoding probable bifunctional methylenetetrahydrofolate dehydrogenase/cyclohydrolase 2 isoform X1 produces MAAIISPLRSSFRICNGIPFHHVCCRAKLRMHRKCESQRRHLHASISRHGAVVLSGTEMARQIHREIQREVEELVSGGNMRPHLGVVLVGDDSASRTYVRNKTRAASLLGISSDTVVKPSSVSQEELLELIDKMNRDWKVSGLLVQLPLPGHINERAVCNAIAPEKDVDGFHIVNIGKLCLDQRSMVPATPAAVWEIIKRAGIETVGKNVLVAGRSKNVGLPIAMLLHTDRNHERPGGDATVTITHRCTPREQLKQLTHLADIVISATGVPGLITADMVKEGAAVIDVGINRVRDPITGKLRLVGDVDFNGVKEKAGFITPVPGGVGPMTVAMLMKNTVAAARYALTH; encoded by the exons ATGGCGGCTATTATCTCCCCGCTACGCTCCTCCTTCAGGATTTGTAACGGGATACCCTTCCACCACGTCTGCTGCCGAGCCAAACTGCGGATGCACAGAAAGTGCGAGAGCCAGAGGAGACATTTACATGCGTCCATCAGCAG GCATGGTGCGGTGGTGTTGTCGGGGACTGAGATGGCCCGTCAAATCCACAGAGAGAtccagagggaggtggaggagctggTCTCCGGGGGCAATATGAGACCCCACCTGGGTGTGGTGCTGGTAGGGGATGACTCGGCCAGCAGGACCTATGTCAGAAACAAAACAAGAGCTGCTAGCCTACTTG GTATCTCCAGTGACACGGTGGTGAAGCCTAGCTCTGTGTCTCAGGAGGAGCTACTGGAGCTGATTGACAAGATGAATCGAGACTGGAAGGTCTCAGGCTTGCTTGTTCAACTACCTCTACCAG GACACATCAATGAGCGTGCAGTGTGTAACGCAATAGCACCAGAGAAGGATGTGGATGGGTTTCATATTGTCAACATAGGGAAGCTGTGTCTCGACCAGAGATCCATGGTACCTGCTACACCCGCTGCAGTATGGGAGATCATCAAAAGAGCtg GTATCGAGACAGTGGGGAAGAACGTGCTGGTGGCCGGACGCTCCAAAAACGTAGGCTTGCCTATTGCCATGCTTTTACACACTGACCGCAACCACGAACGCCCTGGAG GTGACGCCACGGTAACCATCACCCACAGGTGTACGCCCAGAGAACAGCTGAAGCAGCTGACCCATCTAGCTGACATCGTGATCTCAGCAACAG GGGTGCCGGGGCTGATCACGGCAGACATGGTGAAGGAGGGTGCGGCAGTCATCGATGTGGGGATCAACCGAGTCCGTGACCCCATAACAGGCAAACTGCGATTGGTGGGAGATGTGGACTTTAATG GAGTGAAGGAGAAGGCGGGGTTTATAACACCAGTTCCTGGAGGGGTGGGGCCTATGACAGTTGCCATGCTGATGAAGAACACTGTAGCTGCTGCCAGATACGCActgacacactga
- the LOC105014523 gene encoding serum albumin 2, translating into MQWLDVSCLLTLFILSAGAQSQNQVCTVFTEAKKDGFEAMALVGLAQNLPDSLLVDMVPLVQQAFSMGVLCCSDEPPKDCNRDVADLFQSAVCSSETLVETSNLTHCCEKTGSERTDCFVDHKAKIPRDLSFTSESPAADQCEDFKKDRKGFIERFIFRFSKRNPMLPPHVILAITKAYGEVLATCCGKEEAEAQTCFQTKKPTFQYAVRNRVNEIKALCITQNKYGDRIVKAKKLIQYSQKMPQASFPEMSSIVDKIVMTTAPCCSGDMVTCMKWRKILMDEVCGNRSVLSRVAGLKACCKEHAIDRGSCVEAMKPDAKPESLSVYYDLHTHIAQICLTFTKTPDAALAQLIYEISVRHPESSQQVILRFVKEAEQAFLRCCQREDQAGCVKTAMAGCDINKKITEEIEYYKKMCAAEATLKDDNFEKSMIVYYTRIMPQASFAQLHMVSQTLADVFHGCCNDEPNGFLLPCAEEKLTNILDAICNDYDYSSFNPRIAHCCNQSYSTRRPCFLALHPDADFTPPGLVSNTFPMGPELCTDDRKKLLLSGKRLLYGLVRHKTNITEDHLKTISANYHAMREMCCATEDHGACFTQEAPKLVSESAKLVNV; encoded by the exons ATGCAGTGGTTGGATGTCAGCTGCCTTTTGACGCTGTTTATTTTATCAGCCGGGGCTCAGTCTCAGAATCAGGTCTGTACTGTCTTCACAGAGGCCAAGAAAGATGGATTTGAAGCCAT GGCTCTGGTGGGGTTGGCACAGAACCTCCCCGACAGCTTGCTGGTTGACATGGTGCCACTGGTCCAGCAGGCCTTCTCCATGGGCGTCCTGTGTTGCTCAGACGAACCCCCGAAGGACTGTAACAGAGATGTG GCTGACCTATTCCAAAGTGCTGTGTGTTCATCTGAGACCCTAGTGGAGACTAGTAATCTGACTCACTGCTGTGAGAAGACTGGCTCTGAGAGGACAGATTGCTTCGTGGACCACAAAGCTAAG ATTCCCCGGGATTTGTCCTTTACCTCGGAGTCGCCTGCTGCAGACCAGTGTGAAGACTTCAAGAAAGACCGGAAGGGTTTCATCGAGAG gtTTATCTTCAGGTTCTCCAAGCGTAACCCGATGCTGCCCCCACATGTCATCCTGGCCATCACTAAGGCATATGGGGAGGTTCTGGCTACCTGCTGTGGAAAGGAGGAGGCTGAGGCCCAGACCTGCTTCCAAACCAAG AAACCTACCTTTCAATATGCCGTCAGAAACCGTGTCAATGAAATCAAGGCCCTTTGCATCACCCAAAATAAATACGGGGACCGAATCGTCAAGGCCAA GAAGTTAATCCAGTACAGTCAGAAGATGCCCCAGGCGTCGTTCCCGGAGATGAGCAGCATCGTGGACAAGATCGTCATGACTACGGCCCCCTGCTGCAGCGGGGACATGGTTACATGTATGAAATGGAGG AAGATCCTGATGGATGAGGTGTGCGGCAACCGGAGTGTGTTGTCTCGCGTGGCCGGTTTAAAGGCGTGTTGTAAGGAACACGCGATTGACCGGGGCTCCTGTGTTGAGGCCATGAAGCCTGACGCCAAGCCGGAGAGTCTGTCAGTGTACTATGACCTACACACCCACATAGCCCAGATCTGCCTCACCTTCACCAAGACCCCTGACGCAGCCCTGGCACA GTTGATCTATGAGATCTCTGTGCGTCACCCTGAGTCCTCCCAGCAGGTAATCCTACGCTTCGTCAAGGAGGCTGAGCAGGCCTTCCTCCGATGCTGTCAGAGGGAGGACCAAGCAGGATGTGTCAAAACAGCT ATGGCAGGATGTGACATCAATAAGAAGATCACTGAGGAGATCGAATACTACAAGAAGATGTGTGCCGCAGAGGCTACCCTGAAAGATGACAACTTTGAGAAGAG TATGATAGTGTATTACACCAGAATAATGCCTCAGGCCTCGTTTGCCCAGCTTCACATGGTGTCTCAGACTCTGGCGGATGTCTTTCACGGCTGCTGCAATGACGAGCCTAATGGTTTCCTCCTGCCCTGCGCAGAGGAGAag TTGACCAACATCCTTGACGCCATATGCAACGACTACGACTACTCAAGCTTCAACCCCCGCATTGCCCACTGCTGCAACCAGTCCTACTCCACCAGGAGGCCCTGCTTCCTGGCCCTCCACCCCGACGCAGACTTCACCCCGCCGGGCCTGGTTTCCAACACCTTCCCTATGGGCCCTGAGCTCTGCACCGACGACCGCAAGAAGCTCCTGTTGTCTGGGAAGAG GCTGTTGTATGGTTTAGTGAGACATAAGACCAACATCACGGAGGATCATCTGAAGACCATCTCTGCTAACTACCATGCAATGAGGGAAATGTGCTGTGCCACAGAAGATCACGGTGCATGCTTCACACAGGAG GCACCAAAGCTGGTATCTGAGAGTGCAAAGCTGGTCAACGTTTAA
- the mthfd2l gene encoding probable bifunctional methylenetetrahydrofolate dehydrogenase/cyclohydrolase 2 isoform X2, producing the protein MARQIHREIQREVEELVSGGNMRPHLGVVLVGDDSASRTYVRNKTRAASLLGISSDTVVKPSSVSQEELLELIDKMNRDWKVSGLLVQLPLPGHINERAVCNAIAPEKDVDGFHIVNIGKLCLDQRSMVPATPAAVWEIIKRAGIETVGKNVLVAGRSKNVGLPIAMLLHTDRNHERPGGDATVTITHRCTPREQLKQLTHLADIVISATGVPGLITADMVKEGAAVIDVGINRVRDPITGKLRLVGDVDFNGVKEKAGFITPVPGGVGPMTVAMLMKNTVAAARYALTH; encoded by the exons ATGGCCCGTCAAATCCACAGAGAGAtccagagggaggtggaggagctggTCTCCGGGGGCAATATGAGACCCCACCTGGGTGTGGTGCTGGTAGGGGATGACTCGGCCAGCAGGACCTATGTCAGAAACAAAACAAGAGCTGCTAGCCTACTTG GTATCTCCAGTGACACGGTGGTGAAGCCTAGCTCTGTGTCTCAGGAGGAGCTACTGGAGCTGATTGACAAGATGAATCGAGACTGGAAGGTCTCAGGCTTGCTTGTTCAACTACCTCTACCAG GACACATCAATGAGCGTGCAGTGTGTAACGCAATAGCACCAGAGAAGGATGTGGATGGGTTTCATATTGTCAACATAGGGAAGCTGTGTCTCGACCAGAGATCCATGGTACCTGCTACACCCGCTGCAGTATGGGAGATCATCAAAAGAGCtg GTATCGAGACAGTGGGGAAGAACGTGCTGGTGGCCGGACGCTCCAAAAACGTAGGCTTGCCTATTGCCATGCTTTTACACACTGACCGCAACCACGAACGCCCTGGAG GTGACGCCACGGTAACCATCACCCACAGGTGTACGCCCAGAGAACAGCTGAAGCAGCTGACCCATCTAGCTGACATCGTGATCTCAGCAACAG GGGTGCCGGGGCTGATCACGGCAGACATGGTGAAGGAGGGTGCGGCAGTCATCGATGTGGGGATCAACCGAGTCCGTGACCCCATAACAGGCAAACTGCGATTGGTGGGAGATGTGGACTTTAATG GAGTGAAGGAGAAGGCGGGGTTTATAACACCAGTTCCTGGAGGGGTGGGGCCTATGACAGTTGCCATGCTGATGAAGAACACTGTAGCTGCTGCCAGATACGCActgacacactga